AGTTACCTGCCTGTCACCGCTAAACTTTACCAGCCATTAACCCTAATGAACTGATAATCGCCGCACAGAATCGAGAAAACTTCTCCGCAACGTTTGTTAGGGTTCGTGACGTGTTCAGCAAGCAGATCTTTCTGGTGGCCATTGGCGTTGTTTCCATGACGCTGGGTGGATGTGCCAGTTACCGCCCGGCCCCGGCAGCGTTCAACGAAGCAATCAACAAGCCTTACATGCTGGACGCGGGCGACCGCATCCGGCTGACCGTTTTCGAGCAGGAAGGCATTACCAACACATATAGCGTCGATCAGGCGGGATATATCTCCGTCCCGCTGATTGGCAGCGTCCCTGCCCGTGGCAAGACCATCCAGCAGATCGAAAAAGAAGTCGCTGCCAAGCTGCGCAAAGGTTATCTGCGCGATCCGGACGTCGCAGTCGAAATCGATCGCTACCGACCGGTCTTCATCATGGGTGAAGTCGGTGCGGCCGGGCAATACTCCTACGTTCCGGGCATGACGGCGCAGAAAGCCATTGCCGCGGCTGGCGGCTTTACCCCGCGCGCCCAACAGAACGACGTCGATATCACGCGCCAGTTCAACGGCGAAAGCCTGACGGGCCGCGTCACCATTTCCGATCAGGTGCTGCCCGGCGACACGATCTATGTGCGCGAGCGGTTTTTCTGATCACGGGAATGGCCGACAAACCATCCCTTCGCATCGTTCACTGTTTTCGTGCGCCTGTTGGCGGGATATTTCGCCACGTACGCGATCTCATCGAAGCGCAGGTCAAGGCCGGTCACAAGGTCGGTGTGATCTGTGACGCATCGACAGGCGGTGACTTCGAAGAAGCATTGCTTGCAGGGCTGCGCGACAGGCTTGAGCTCGGTCTCAAACGCATTGCCATGCAGCGCCAGATCGGGCCGGGCGATGCGATGGCGGCGCTGCGGACATACAGGATCATCAAGAAATTGCAGCCGGATGTCCTGCACGGGCATGGTGCCAAGGGCGGCACCTATGCGCGGCTCTTCGGCTCGTGGTTGCGGGTATCCGGTTCACGCGTTGCCCGGTTTTATTCTCCGCATGGCGGCAGCCTGCACTACGATCCCAACAGCCTGCAGGGCCGCGTGATCTTCCAGGTCGAACGCGCGATGGAGAAGATGACCGACAGGATCATTTTCGTCTCCGCATTCGAACAGAACGTTTACACGAAGAAAGTCGGCGAGCCGCGGTGCGACTTCGCGCTGATCTATAACGGCCTGGCAGACAGTGAATTCGAACCGGTCGTGACATTGCACGACGCCGCCGATTTTCTATTTATCGGCGAGATGCGCGTATTGAAGGGACCCGATATCTTTATCGACGCCCTTGCGAAAGCGAACAGCCAAAGCGGCCAGAATCTGACGGCAGTCATGGTTGGAGACGGCAAGGATCGAGCGAGCCTCGTCAGACAAGCCGGTGCAAATATTCGTTTTCTCATGCCGATGAAGGCGCATGACGCATTCAGGCTGGCCAAGGTGGTCGTAATTCCTTCCCGCGCCGAAGCCCTACCCTATATCGTGATCGAGGCTCTCGCTGCAGGGATGCCGGTTATTGCCAGTCGCGTCGGTGGCATTCCGGAAATCCTTGGCGATGATTCCCCTGCCCTGGTGCAGCCGGAGGCCAATGATCTGGCTAGCAAAATGACCTATGTCATCAGCGATATCGCACGTTACAGGCAGACGCTTCCAGGTATCGAAGCGCTCAGGCAAAAGTTCGGCGTCGAGGCAATGGCTACGCGGCTGGAAACCGAGTATTTCGCAGCGCTAGATCGCTGAGATTCCTCAAGCCTTTCTTAGCGCATATGTGCTAATGACAGGCAATTCGGGCTTTCAGGTGAATCATGACAGACAGAAAAGCGGAATCGAAGCTTTCGCGCGAGGTTGTTCGCAACCTTACGCCCGACACGCCGCGCACTTCCGGCGAGAAGCCGGTGCTGAGCCCGGTCGCCTATCAGATCGCCTCGCAATATGCCAAGGACACCAATTCGCCAGTGATGATCAGCGGCATCATGCGGATCATCGAATTCCTGATCATTGTGCTGGCGGGCATTGCCGTCTTCATTATCTATGTCGGCCCATCCGCCTCTACCTTGGCGCAATATTCCCTTGCGATCCTCGCCACGGCAGTGGTCACGGTCGTGCTTCTGGAGCTCACCGACAGTTACCAGCTTGCCGTCATGCGCGACCCCTTCAGCAAGTTCGGAAAACTCATCCTCGTCTGGTCCGGCGCTTTCGCGATGATGTCGCTGGCGGCGTTTTTCCTCAAGACCTCGGAAGACTATTCGCGAGTGTGGTTTGGCACCTGGTACGGGTCGGGACTGATCCTTTTCCTCGTATTCCGCATAGTCATGTCGCGCTTGATCCGAGGCTGGGCCCGCAACGGCAAGATGGAACGGCGCGCGGTTATCGTTGGCGGTGGCAAGCCGGCGGAAGACCTCATCCGGTCGATCGAACAGCAGCCCTATAACGACATTCGTATTTGCGGCGTTTTTGACGATCGCGATGCCAAGCGGTCACCGCCGATCGTCGCCGGTTATCCGAAGCTCGGTAATATTTCCGAATTGATCGAGTTCGCGCGTATCGCCCAAATCGATATGCTGATCGTCTCCCTGCCCATCACCGCGGAAGCGCGGGTGCTGTCACTTTTGAAGAAGCTCTGGGTTCTGCCCGTCGATATCCGCCTGTCGGCGCACAACAACCATCTGCAGTTCCGGCCGCGTGCCTATTCCTATATCGGGTCCGTCGCCATGATCGACTTGTTCGACAAGCCGATCAACGACTGGGATTCGGTGGCTAAACGTGCCTTCGACATCTTCTTCAGCGTCTTCGGCCTGATCGTCTTCAGTCCGGTTATTCTGGCGACTGCCATTGCCATCAAGCTTGAAAGCAAGGGGCCGGTGATCTTCAAGCAGCTCCGGCATGGCTTCAACAACGAGGTCATCGAAGTCTGGAAGTTCCGCTCCATGTTCACCGAGATGTGCGACCCGACGGCGCGCAATGCCGTGGTCAAGAACGACCCGCGCGTGACCCGCGTCGGCCGCTTCATTCGCAAGACTTCGATCGACGAACTGCCGCAGTTCTTCAATTCATTGATGGGAACGCTTTCGCTCGTCGGACCCCGGCCGCACGCCATCGCCGCGCATACGCGCAATCTGCTCTATAACGACGTTGTCGACGGTTATTTCGCACGGCATCGGGTCAAGCCCGGCGTGACGGGCTGGGCACAGATCAATGGCTGGCGCGGCGAAGTCGACACGGACGACAAGATCAAGATGCGCACGGAATTCGATCTTTACTACATCGAGAACTGGTCGCTGTGGTTCGATCTGAAGATCCTGTTCCTGACCCCCGTGCGACTTCTCAACACGGATAATGCCTATTGAGCGCGGCAATCGATCAGAACCGGCAGACCGGCGTCGACAACGCCGCAAAAAACCGCGCTCTGATCAGGTTGATTTCGACTTTTGCCGTGGGCTTCGGGGTGTTCCTCAGCGGCTTCGTCATCGATGAACCAGCGCCCTACGAGCTCTACATGGCAGGTCTCATCGCCGTCTGGGCCCTGTTCGGTCTGAGATTGTCGCGCACGGTCGCCGCCCTCCTCGCCATTCTGGTGGTCTTCAATCTCGGCGG
This is a stretch of genomic DNA from Phyllobacterium zundukense. It encodes these proteins:
- a CDS encoding glycosyltransferase family 4 protein yields the protein MADKPSLRIVHCFRAPVGGIFRHVRDLIEAQVKAGHKVGVICDASTGGDFEEALLAGLRDRLELGLKRIAMQRQIGPGDAMAALRTYRIIKKLQPDVLHGHGAKGGTYARLFGSWLRVSGSRVARFYSPHGGSLHYDPNSLQGRVIFQVERAMEKMTDRIIFVSAFEQNVYTKKVGEPRCDFALIYNGLADSEFEPVVTLHDAADFLFIGEMRVLKGPDIFIDALAKANSQSGQNLTAVMVGDGKDRASLVRQAGANIRFLMPMKAHDAFRLAKVVVIPSRAEALPYIVIEALAAGMPVIASRVGGIPEILGDDSPALVQPEANDLASKMTYVISDIARYRQTLPGIEALRQKFGVEAMATRLETEYFAALDR
- a CDS encoding undecaprenyl-phosphate glucose phosphotransferase, which produces MTDRKAESKLSREVVRNLTPDTPRTSGEKPVLSPVAYQIASQYAKDTNSPVMISGIMRIIEFLIIVLAGIAVFIIYVGPSASTLAQYSLAILATAVVTVVLLELTDSYQLAVMRDPFSKFGKLILVWSGAFAMMSLAAFFLKTSEDYSRVWFGTWYGSGLILFLVFRIVMSRLIRGWARNGKMERRAVIVGGGKPAEDLIRSIEQQPYNDIRICGVFDDRDAKRSPPIVAGYPKLGNISELIEFARIAQIDMLIVSLPITAEARVLSLLKKLWVLPVDIRLSAHNNHLQFRPRAYSYIGSVAMIDLFDKPINDWDSVAKRAFDIFFSVFGLIVFSPVILATAIAIKLESKGPVIFKQLRHGFNNEVIEVWKFRSMFTEMCDPTARNAVVKNDPRVTRVGRFIRKTSIDELPQFFNSLMGTLSLVGPRPHAIAAHTRNLLYNDVVDGYFARHRVKPGVTGWAQINGWRGEVDTDDKIKMRTEFDLYYIENWSLWFDLKILFLTPVRLLNTDNAY
- a CDS encoding polysaccharide biosynthesis/export family protein, with the translated sequence MTLGGCASYRPAPAAFNEAINKPYMLDAGDRIRLTVFEQEGITNTYSVDQAGYISVPLIGSVPARGKTIQQIEKEVAAKLRKGYLRDPDVAVEIDRYRPVFIMGEVGAAGQYSYVPGMTAQKAIAAAGGFTPRAQQNDVDITRQFNGESLTGRVTISDQVLPGDTIYVRERFF